One window from the genome of Nicotiana sylvestris chromosome 9, ASM39365v2, whole genome shotgun sequence encodes:
- the LOC104244510 gene encoding mavicyanin-like: protein MANVYQVGDSKGWTFNYNYDTWTFFKNFQLGDTRVFNYDPRLHNVKQVNIDDYNTCSNKTLIASFNSGSDSVILATPGDYYFLCDIPGHCASGLKLHVIIAAPATPLVTPIAPTKGYPDHFPSNPTNKPPETLQPYHPSANTAYYSSKWFPMSMLFSLILALCF, encoded by the exons ATGGCAAATGTGTATCAAGTTGGTGATTCTAAAGGATGGACTTTCAACTACAATTATGATACATGGACTTTTTTTAAGAACTTTCAACTTGGCGATACCCGTG TTTTCAACTACGACCCGCGGTTGCACAATGTGAAACAAGTGAACATCGACGACTACAACACATGCAGCAATAAAACTCTAATTGCCAGTTTCAATTCCGGCAGCGATTCAGTCATCCTCGCAACTCCAGGGGACTATTATTTCTTGTGTGATATTCCAGGTCATTGTGCTTCTGGACTCAAACTTCACGTTATAATTGCAGCTCCAGCAACACCTCTAGTGACTCCAATAGCCCCAACAAAGGGTTATCCTGATCATTTTCCTAGTAATCCCACAAACAAGCCACCTGAAACTTTGCAACCTTATCATCCCTCTGCAAATACTGCTTATTATTCATCCAAGTGGTTTCCAATGAGCATGTTATTTTCGTTGATTCTTGCTCTTTGTTTTTAA
- the LOC138877265 gene encoding mavicyanin-like produces MGFTKRTIMLLCFIMAANSVELSTAAVYEVGDSKGWIVGNVDYNDWASSKNFQVNDILKFNYNNKYHNVMQVSSQEYYSCTVASPIATLNTGKDSFTLSAPGDYYYLCGVPGHCQIGQKVHIQVSGSQAKNVQGNAYLSKASVVSSHSFLWFSIVGMLGICFF; encoded by the exons ATGGGTTTCACCAAAAGAACAATAATGCTTCTGTGCTTTATTATGGCTGCTAATTCAGTTGAACTCTCCACGGCTGCTGTGTATGAAGTTGGTGATTCTAAAGGTTGGATAGTAGGCAACGTTGATTATAATGATTGGGCTTCTTCAAAGAATTTTCAAGTTAATGACATCTTGA AATTTAATTACAACAACAAATACCACAATGTGATGCAAGTGAGTAGCCAAGAATATTATTCATGTACAGTTGCATCTCCAATAGCCACTTTAAATACAGGCAAAGACTCTTTTACACTTTCAGCCCCTGGCGATTACTATTATCTTTGCGGGGTTCCTGGCCATTGCCAAATTGGCCAAAAAGTTCATATACAAGTTAGTGGTTCTCAGGCAAAGAATGTCCAAGGAAATGCTTATCTATCTAAAGCAAGTGTTGTTTCATCCCATTCTTTCTTGTGGTTTTCCATCGTCGGCATGCTTGGAATTTGTTTTTTCTAG
- the LOC138877266 gene encoding uncharacterized protein yields the protein MIGNKDLLHHETQTENVDQVQLPTGDSAKITNIGDCQLSGGDIIKNVLCVPAFKFNLLFVSKVTKDLNRFASFFPTFCVFQDLLSRRVKEIVDDYTRWTWNFLLRLKSDVVFILKNFLAMVKTQFGKSVKMFRSDNGSEFFNTRFPELSVPPIEGARKSSRTSRPPIWLKDYVRVDKAIQSNSCRYPIATVIGYNQLSPKYQRYLSQISLEQEPNSYYEAAKGKSWIESMQANIKALEDNKTWEIVPLPPGKEL from the exons ATGATAGGAAATAAAGATTTGTTGCACCATGAAACACAAACAGAAAATGTAGACCAGGTTCAACTGCCAACAGGGGATTCTGCCAAAATTACCAATATAGGGGATTGTCAATTGTCAGGAGGTGACATTATTAAGAATGTCTTATGTGTTCCTGCCTTCAAGTTCAATCTTTTGTTTGTCTCCAAAGTGACAAAAGACCTAAACCGCTTTGCTTCCTTCTTTCCTACATTTTGTGTCTTTCAGGATCTTTTGTCTAGGAGGGTGAAGGAGATTG TGGATGATTACACTAGATGGACTTGGAATTTTCTGTTAAGACTGAAATCTGATGTAGTTTTCATTCTTAAGAATTTTCTTGCTATGGTTAAAACTCAATTTGGCAAGTCTGTCAAGATGTTCAGGTCAGATAATGGGAGTGAATTTTTTAATACTCGCT TTCCAGAATTGAGTGTACCACCTATTGAGGGTGCTAGAAAGTCAAGCAGAACTTCTAGACCTCCCATCTGGCTCAAGGATTATGTAAGAGTTGACAAAGCTATACAAAGTAACAGTTGCAGATATCCAATAGCTACTGTCATAGGCTATAATCAATTGTCACCCAAGTATCAACGTTACTTATCTCAAATTTCTTTAGAACAGGAACCCAATAGTTACTATGAGGCTGCAAAGGGTAAGAGCTGGATTGAGTCTATGCAGGCAAACATAAAGGCACTGGAGGATAACAAAACTTGGGAGATAGTACCATTACCTCCAGGAAAAGAGCTATAG